The Methanococcus voltae PS genome segment ATAGTTACGATTACTATAATGCAAGTTACAATTATTCAACAGATTCATACTATGGATTTGCAATTTCCTCAGGAGATAACATTTCAATTAGTAATATTTCAATGGAAAATTGGTTATATGGTATAATTGGAGGTTATGTCGAAAATTCAGAATTTAAGAATATTGATATATCAAATTCAGATACCGGAATGACTTTCTTAGAAATTCAAAATTCAGAAATTAGTAATAATGTAATGAATGATTTAGATTTCACAGGAATTTTAATTTATGATTCAAATTCAAAAAATATAACAATTTCATATAATACAATATATAATTTTGGTTCCACACCATATGTATATGCAGATAGTAATCCAAGCAAAATTTATGCTATAGAGTACAATACAGGTGAATTAAACACTTCAAAAGTAAATAGTAATATGAATTACCCTGTATTCACAAATATATCCTACAATGAAACAAACAATTCACTATACATTAAAGGATTTATCGGACGTAATGCACCAAATGCGGGAGACTTTGGAAATTCAAAAATTGAATTATACCTTGTAAACAATACGTTTGCAGGGGACAAATCCAATGCAATCCACCCAGGAAGCTGGCAACTAATAACAGTATTTAACACAACTGCAGCAGAATTTGACAAAAATATTGACGTCTCGTTGGTAAATATCGATAGTAATTCATATATTGTAGCATCAGCATATTTAAAAGACGTAGGTACTTCCGAATACTCAATAGGATATCCAGTATTCTATAGTGACGATGGAAGCATAACTATTGGAAACATATATACAATTCCAGGACAAACCACCGGAAATGGAACTTCTATAGACGCTTACGTAGGAATCGTAGGAATAGGACTTCCAGCGGAAATTAATGTTTCTATATTGGGCACAGGAATTTATAATAACACTACGACAATCGATTTAGTATATATAAATGACACGTGGGACGTTTATAAGGTAGGCTTACCGGCTTCACCACTCGAAGAAGGATTATACACCTTAAACGCATCTACAAAAACAGCAAGTAATCCGTCTACCTGGAGAATCTCCTCAGACTTCGGAAATTACTTTGTAGTGGATAAATCAGCTCCAAAAATAACCGTTTCATTTGACCCAATGTATGCAAAAGCAAACGGAACAACTAATATTACAGTTACAGTAAACGATACAAGTCCAATAGACAAAGTAAACGTTACACTTAATGATAACAACAGTAATATATTCCATTTGGTTCAGAAAAACTCTACAACCTGGTATGGTCTCTTGGATTTAGGTAATACTTCAGGTAACCAAACAGTTATGGTAAATATATCTGATATACTAGGTCACAAAAATTCGACTACGTACACAAACTTGTATATAGATACAGAGTCACCAAAGATAGGAAATATTTATGTAACTCCTGAGGAAGTAGCTTTGAATCAAAATACAACAATTTGGGTTTTAATTGATGATTACGTGAATATACCTGAAAATAAAACAAATATTACATTAAAAGCAGAAAATAACAGTACAAAAACGTACAACGTTACAAAATTAGCAGATAATTTATTTATACTAAATATTCAACCAAATATTGAGAATATGAGCTCAGGAATTTACCAAATTGCAGTAAATACTTCTGACGAATACGGAAATACAAATTCAACAGATTATATTAAAAATTTAACTGTATTAAATGCAAATATTACAAATAACGATACATTTAATAATTACACACAATTTAATACTGGCGGTACAACGATAATTAATTTATCTGGAATATATATTGAAATAAATACTACTGAAAATATTTCCTCACCAGTATCGGTCTCTGAATTAAATAACCCACCTGCAAGTGGAGGAGCATTCACAGCTGGTGCAAGTCCTTGGGAAATACAAATACCACTATTAAATAGCTCAGTAATAAACAACTCATACATTAAAGTCTACTATAGTTTAGAAGACTTCCCAAGTAACATTAACGAAAATACATTGAGATTGTATAGGTACAATGAAACAAGTGAACAATGGGTTGTATTTACAACACCTAACGGTGGAGTAAATACTGCAGAAGATTATGTATGGGCATACACAAAAGATACATCAGGTAAATGGATAGTAGGCGGTTCTTTACTCGCTTCAACAAGTAGTGGGTCTTATAGAAGCAGTAGAAACAAAGATAGATTTGAAGGAGTAGCTGATGATGTAACGTCAGTTGAATTGAGAAGTTTCATATCCAATGCAGAGGTAATCGCTGGAAACAACATTGATATGGGCTATTCAACTACATTAACCAGTAATGGAGTTTTAGCATCAAGTAGAGCATCAGATAACGTTACACAACAAACTATCCTTATTGGAGGTCCTGTATCTAACCCAGTAACAAGTAGATACAGAAGTTATTTACCTATACCAATAACAAATGAAGAACCAGGAGAAGGAATAGGTGTTATTCAAACCTTTAAAATAGGCGATTACACTGTGATAGTCCTTGCAGGTTCCGATAGAGTAGGAACTCGAACTGCTGTTGAGTATTTCGCACAATTAGATGAATTACCAACAGATAGTATA includes the following:
- a CDS encoding right-handed parallel beta-helix repeat-containing protein, with the translated sequence MKSNYLSYALFSILLLTLLGCVCAAEYDIGANNFTEPGIVGLTIEEGGIYNLNESVMVDRKNAIYIKSSNVTINGNGYTLTYASGGIPKNGIRIFNTVIGTTNVTIHNLTLDGWDIGINDAGSNLTTISNVNIQNSESEGMKLTQLVNSRVEDCSIINSNNGSAILASSGTNCTFDNITIPSSPESCIRLVDCVDYTINGSKLSNSQIGIDLLDSPNSNILKNTIDACSLTGVHADYAPYSTFKDNEISSCEVGFDFYDTSYCDFVNNTIKSEGGFASHEAGVKYEISNDWNVSKNNISGYEYGIKVSESDDYNLTENYIWNNSIGVYAGENSDYVNIFNNTIYKNILGISLYSPLKAFPTNVLPNNGILNDDGTGNDGLDHPVITAANMSNNEILYVTGYVGVNNSSTIFANTIVDVYLVNYTTPQSGDTNASISNYGGSWIYLGSNTTDGNGIFNTYINILGVNTSPLINNSYVTAITRKETSGKHISSEFGLNTPVREKVPICRNLSINVTEELYNSPIWINVTIEPKGYAIVDVTATLGNNTYQLATTDIGTSRIYNGTIYTPNSTGIKPIKITTYYSPVGDPANIMSIETCSCDLCGCAINVTGNPVKIPSVTSPQNFMVNNPDEKLVINVTTAHDWGNAKVNNVSISILGEEYWFNELNTNVWGANISVPHSKGNYTFTIKAMDNLTNFNTTEGWIYVNDTYYIYNSDIPYYITNPGNYFIMENIIQNNDEGILISADNVKIHGNGYSYDYYNASYNYSTDSYYGFAISSGDNISISNISMENWLYGIIGGYVENSEFKNIDISNSDTGMTFLEIQNSEISNNVMNDLDFTGILIYDSNSKNITISYNTIYNFGSTPYVYADSNPSKIYAIEYNTGELNTSKVNSNMNYPVFTNISYNETNNSLYIKGFIGRNAPNAGDFGNSKIELYLVNNTFAGDKSNAIHPGSWQLITVFNTTAAEFDKNIDVSLVNIDSNSYIVASAYLKDVGTSEYSIGYPVFYSDDGSITIGNIYTIPGQTTGNGTSIDAYVGIVGIGLPAEINVSILGTGIYNNTTTIDLVYINDTWDVYKVGLPASPLEEGLYTLNASTKTASNPSTWRISSDFGNYFVVDKSAPKITVSFDPMYAKANGTTNITVTVNDTSPIDKVNVTLNDNNSNIFHLVQKNSTTWYGLLDLGNTSGNQTVMVNISDILGHKNSTTYTNLYIDTESPKIGNIYVTPEEVALNQNTTIWVLIDDYVNIPENKTNITLKAENNSTKTYNVTKLADNLFILNIQPNIENMSSGIYQIAVNTSDEYGNTNSTDYIKNLTVLNANITNNDTFNNYTQFNTGGTTIINLSGIYIEINTTENISSPVSVSELNNPPASGGAFTAGASPWEIQIPLLNSSVINNSYIKVYYSLEDFPSNINENTLRLYRYNETSEQWVVFTTPNGGVNTAEDYVWAYTKDTSGKWIVGGSLLASTSSGSYRSSRNKDRFEGVADDVTSVELRSFISNAEVIAGNNIDMGYSTTLTSNGVLASSRASDNVTQQTILIGGPVSNPVTSRYRSYLPIPITNEEPGEGIGVIQTFKIGDYTVIVLAGSDRVGTRTAVEYFAQLDELPTDSIKVTFVAGQYKVVRVS